In Vicia villosa cultivar HV-30 ecotype Madison, WI unplaced genomic scaffold, Vvil1.0 ctg.001162F_1_1_2_unsc, whole genome shotgun sequence, a genomic segment contains:
- the LOC131633667 gene encoding uncharacterized protein LOC131633667, whose protein sequence is MSNLPWCIIGDFNDLLSQADKRGLHPHPNWLCSGFQDVVAECNLTDIPLEGHPFTWIKSRGAEHMIEERLDMSLADPNWLHIFSVAKLTNLVATHSDHSPILLCCDPVDNRQTRRSFRFENWWLQEEEVVDVVENS, encoded by the coding sequence ATGTCTAACCTCCCATGGTGCATTATTGGGGATTTTAATGATCTATTGTCTCAGGCTGATAAGAGGGGGCTGCATCCGCACCCGAATTGGTTGTGTTCGGGTTTTCAAGATGTGGTGGCTGAATGTAATCTTACCGACATCCCGTTGGAGGGGCATCCGTTTACATGGATTAAAAGTAGGGGAGCAGAACATATGATTGAGGAAAGACTTGATATGTCGCTTGCGGATCCGAATTGGTTACATATCTTTTCGGTTGCTAAGCTAACAAATCTGGTGGCAACTCATTCTGACCATAGTCCGATATTGCTTTGCTGTGATCCGGTGGATAATCGACAAACGAGGAGAAGCTTTAGGTTTGAGAATTGGTGGTTACAAGAGGAGGAAGTGGTGGATGTGGTGGAAAATAGCTAG